A genomic segment from Peribacillus sp. ACCC06369 encodes:
- the msrB gene encoding peptide-methionine (R)-S-oxide reductase MsrB: MTIGGIETAIFAGGCFWCMVAPFDEMDGIIKVTSGYTGGNFAAPSYKQVITGSTDHVEAVQVEFDPSIIPYKALLELFWQQIDPTDDGGQFSDRGKQYKAAIFYLNERQKQEAEQSKEDLMMSGRFKEPIVTGILPSGKFYAAEEYHQEFYRKNQFRYALYRKGSGRDTFIKENWPKDNAHLRKTLTEIQFHVTQVNGTEPPFDNAYWDHFEEGIYVDVVSGEPLFSSRDKYDSGCGWPSFTKPIMSASVNEKMDLSHRMTRTEVRSRDADSHLGHVFPDGPGSKGTRYCINSSALRFISRNDMEREGYGDLLLLFKMK; the protein is encoded by the coding sequence ATGACGATTGGTGGAATAGAAACAGCTATCTTTGCAGGAGGTTGTTTTTGGTGCATGGTCGCTCCCTTTGATGAAATGGATGGGATAATTAAAGTGACATCGGGTTATACGGGCGGTAATTTTGCCGCGCCTAGTTATAAACAAGTGATTACCGGTTCGACTGATCATGTTGAAGCGGTTCAAGTGGAATTCGATCCATCGATCATTCCCTATAAAGCGTTATTGGAGCTATTTTGGCAGCAAATCGATCCAACGGATGACGGAGGACAGTTCTCGGATAGGGGAAAGCAATACAAGGCAGCCATTTTCTATCTTAATGAACGTCAGAAACAGGAAGCAGAGCAATCGAAGGAAGATTTAATGATGAGTGGGCGGTTTAAGGAACCTATTGTAACGGGTATTCTACCCTCGGGGAAATTTTACGCGGCTGAGGAATACCATCAAGAATTCTATCGGAAAAATCAATTTCGCTATGCATTGTATCGTAAAGGCTCGGGACGGGATACTTTCATAAAAGAAAATTGGCCTAAGGATAATGCACACCTTAGAAAGACCTTAACCGAAATTCAGTTTCATGTCACCCAGGTAAATGGCACGGAGCCGCCTTTCGATAATGCCTATTGGGATCACTTTGAAGAAGGGATTTATGTGGATGTCGTTTCTGGGGAGCCCCTATTCAGTTCGCGGGATAAGTATGATAGCGGTTGTGGATGGCCGAGCTTCACGAAGCCAATCATGTCGGCAAGTGTCAATGAAAAAATGGATCTCAGCCACCGAATGACCCGGACCGAGGTGCGCAGCAGGGACGCAGATTCACACCTTGGACATGTTTTTCCTGATGGCCCCGGTTCTAAAGGCACGAGATATTGCATAAACTCTTCCGCCCTCCGCTTCATTTCTAGAAATGATATGGAGAGAGAGGGATATGGAGACTTATTATTACTCTTTAAAATGAAATAA
- a CDS encoding STAS domain-containing protein, with protein MDKIDEKLYRYILDNSSNITENWLALREKQFGSIYSMDSNEEIEKLLREQNTLTIKTVTSALHEDKTVFIETMEQWATLVAKSRVESDTPIYEVLEALNKVREAYWGFITDYMLKDDTGITKATIIRWSRLINRAFDQLNREFTEQYYLLTKERLLAQQDLINELGAPVIPIIDAIAVLPLIGDIDTYRAKGILDTTPSKCIIKNISHLFIDLSGVSILDTMVAQQIYQLISTLNLLGIQSTISGIRPEVAQTSIQLGLDFSQVSTHSTLKQALSKQGIKLYERK; from the coding sequence ATGGATAAAATAGATGAAAAGTTATATCGATACATCCTTGATAATTCTTCCAATATTACAGAAAACTGGCTAGCTTTAAGGGAAAAGCAGTTTGGTTCCATCTATTCAATGGACTCTAATGAGGAAATCGAAAAGCTTCTTAGGGAACAGAATACATTGACCATCAAAACAGTGACCAGTGCTTTACATGAAGATAAAACTGTTTTCATCGAAACAATGGAACAGTGGGCCACACTTGTTGCGAAAAGCAGGGTTGAATCGGACACACCCATTTACGAAGTGTTGGAAGCACTTAATAAGGTGCGGGAAGCATATTGGGGCTTTATCACTGATTATATGCTAAAGGATGATACGGGAATCACGAAGGCGACGATCATCCGTTGGAGCCGGCTTATTAATCGTGCATTCGATCAATTGAACCGTGAGTTCACTGAGCAGTATTATCTTTTGACAAAAGAACGATTATTAGCTCAACAGGATCTGATTAATGAACTGGGCGCACCTGTCATTCCCATTATTGATGCCATTGCGGTATTGCCGTTAATCGGTGATATCGATACCTACCGGGCAAAGGGAATATTGGATACGACTCCAAGCAAATGCATTATCAAAAATATTTCTCACTTATTCATCGATTTATCGGGAGTCTCCATTTTAGATACGATGGTTGCCCAACAGATCTATCAATTGATAAGCACCCTGAACCTATTAGGCATTCAATCGACCATTTCCGGCATTCGTCCTGAAGTGGCCCAGACATCGATTCAGTTAGGTCTTGATTTTAGTCAGGTTTCGACACATAGTACTCTTAAACAAGCTCTTTCCAAGCAAGGGATCAAACTTTACGAGAGAAAATGA
- a CDS encoding transporter substrate-binding domain-containing protein — MKSSVTFIVSILAVLGLLSGCAEKDQLEDGSKLINEDQFVFAASGEFKPFSYVNDDMTVTGFDIEVGDAIAKELDLEPVPKRIKFKGIVEGVKTGRADAAVASHTINEQRSKHVAFSTPYYYSGPQIFVRSDSDIKTVEDLKGKEVAASKGSTYATTAEKYTTNVKTYDSDITALKALSGGRHDAVITDFVTGKEATKEGFDIEGRQLIERSEQAIVLPNDNPQLLARINEALENLREDGTLAEISKKYFGEDITTKPE, encoded by the coding sequence ATGAAATCATCAGTTACATTCATTGTATCCATTCTGGCTGTTCTTGGTCTTCTGTCCGGCTGTGCTGAAAAGGACCAGCTGGAGGACGGGAGTAAGCTGATCAATGAGGACCAGTTTGTTTTCGCTGCCTCAGGTGAATTCAAGCCATTCAGTTATGTCAATGATGACATGACCGTAACCGGGTTCGATATTGAAGTTGGCGATGCCATTGCAAAGGAACTCGACCTAGAGCCAGTGCCTAAACGGATAAAGTTCAAAGGTATCGTGGAAGGTGTTAAAACCGGTCGGGCAGATGCCGCGGTTGCCAGTCATACAATCAATGAACAACGAAGTAAACATGTTGCCTTCTCGACCCCATATTACTACTCAGGTCCTCAAATTTTCGTCCGTTCGGATAGTGATATTAAAACGGTTGAAGATTTAAAAGGTAAGGAAGTTGCGGCTTCTAAAGGCTCTACGTACGCAACCACAGCAGAAAAATATACAACCAATGTAAAAACCTACGATAGTGATATCACCGCCCTGAAAGCATTGAGCGGAGGACGTCATGATGCCGTCATCACCGACTTCGTAACCGGCAAGGAAGCGACCAAGGAAGGTTTCGACATCGAAGGAAGGCAATTGATCGAACGAAGCGAGCAGGCCATCGTACTGCCTAACGACAACCCTCAGCTGCTTGCACGCATCAACGAAGCTCTTGAAAACCTCCGTGAAGATGGAACGCTTGCTGAAATCAGCAAAAAATACTTTGGTGAGGACATCACAACTAAGCCTGAATAA
- a CDS encoding response regulator transcription factor — MKVLVVEDNVSLLESIRQILTDEYEVDTADNGEDGLFMAQQSIYDIIILDVMLPGIDGFEIVRKIREARIDTSVLFLTAKDALEDRVRGLEMGGDDYLVKPFQAPELKARIRALLRRSGIISLEQHVKYRDIELLEKEKDILVDGKVIKMTLKQFELLEYLIQNNGKILTREQIFDRIWGFDSDTTIAIVEVFIHHLRKKLEPFNYHKDIQTVRGIGYMLKQP; from the coding sequence ATGAAGGTTTTGGTGGTAGAAGATAATGTTTCATTATTAGAATCGATCCGACAAATTTTGACGGATGAATACGAAGTGGATACAGCGGATAATGGGGAAGATGGGCTATTCATGGCTCAGCAAAGTATATACGATATCATCATTTTGGATGTAATGCTTCCGGGAATCGATGGATTTGAAATCGTCCGGAAAATCAGGGAAGCAAGAATAGATACAAGTGTCTTGTTTTTGACGGCAAAAGATGCACTTGAGGATCGTGTCAGAGGATTGGAAATGGGTGGCGATGATTATTTAGTCAAGCCGTTCCAGGCACCGGAACTTAAGGCCAGGATTCGTGCCCTGCTTCGAAGGAGTGGCATTATATCGCTTGAGCAGCATGTGAAATACCGTGATATTGAACTGTTGGAAAAAGAAAAGGATATTTTGGTTGATGGAAAGGTCATTAAAATGACCTTGAAACAGTTTGAGTTACTGGAGTATTTAATTCAAAATAATGGAAAAATATTGACGCGTGAGCAGATTTTCGACCGCATTTGGGGGTTTGATTCAGATACGACGATTGCCATTGTGGAAGTGTTCATCCATCACCTTAGAAAAAAATTGGAACCTTTCAATTATCATAAAGATATTCAAACCGTTCGGGGTATTGGTTATATGCTAAAACAACCATAA
- a CDS encoding nucleoside transporter C-terminal domain-containing protein has product MKFLIAILGLLIVFGLAILASSDRKKVKIKPIILMVIMQLILTYLLLNTKFGLVIINSIADGFGKLLEWANEGITFVFGGIVNEGASPFFLNVLLPIVFISALIGILQHFKILPFIMKWIGFLLSKVNGMGKLESYNAVASAIVGQSEVFITLKKQLGAIPPSRMYTLCASAMSTVSMSIVGAYMTMIEPKYVVTAIVINMFGGFIIASIINPYTVTDEDDILPIEEGAEKQSFFEMLGEYIMDGFKVAITVAAMLIGFVALIAGINSVFDMIFGISFQDILGYIFAPFAFIMGIPISETVTAGGIMATKLVTNEFVAMLSLGDASAALSDRTIGIVSVFLVSFANFSSIGIIAGAVKGLHEKQGNVVARFGLKLLYGATLVSILSAIIVSVIL; this is encoded by the coding sequence ATGAAATTTCTGATTGCAATTTTAGGACTGCTTATTGTTTTTGGACTAGCTATCTTAGCCAGCAGTGACAGGAAGAAAGTTAAAATTAAACCGATCATCCTCATGGTGATCATGCAGCTTATTTTAACTTATCTATTATTAAATACGAAGTTCGGTTTAGTGATCATCAATTCGATTGCCGATGGGTTCGGAAAACTTTTAGAATGGGCAAATGAAGGGATCACCTTTGTATTTGGCGGGATTGTAAACGAAGGAGCATCGCCCTTCTTTTTAAATGTCCTTCTTCCTATCGTATTCATCTCGGCATTAATTGGGATTTTACAGCACTTCAAGATCCTTCCGTTCATCATGAAGTGGATTGGATTTTTGCTAAGTAAAGTGAATGGGATGGGTAAATTGGAATCTTACAATGCGGTAGCGTCAGCAATAGTGGGCCAATCCGAGGTTTTCATAACCTTGAAAAAACAACTTGGTGCCATTCCGCCATCTCGCATGTATACGCTTTGTGCGTCAGCCATGTCAACCGTATCGATGTCGATAGTCGGTGCTTATATGACGATGATTGAACCAAAGTATGTTGTGACGGCTATTGTTATTAACATGTTTGGTGGATTTATCATTGCATCCATTATCAATCCTTATACGGTAACGGATGAAGATGATATTCTCCCTATTGAAGAAGGGGCAGAGAAGCAGTCGTTTTTCGAAATGCTTGGGGAATATATCATGGATGGATTTAAGGTTGCTATCACTGTAGCCGCGATGTTAATTGGTTTCGTTGCATTAATTGCAGGAATCAACAGTGTATTCGACATGATCTTCGGCATCAGCTTCCAAGACATCTTGGGGTATATTTTTGCCCCGTTTGCCTTTATCATGGGGATACCAATTTCAGAAACAGTTACTGCAGGCGGAATCATGGCGACGAAGTTAGTAACAAATGAATTCGTTGCCATGCTGAGCTTAGGGGACGCATCAGCAGCCTTGAGCGATAGGACAATAGGGATCGTTTCAGTTTTCTTGGTTTCATTCGCTAATTTTTCATCTATTGGAATCATTGCAGGTGCAGTCAAAGGACTTCATGAAAAACAAGGAAATGTTGTGGCCCGTTTCGGCTTGAAGCTGCTATACGGTGCGACACTTGTCAGCATCCTATCAGCGATCATCGTAAGTGTGATACTTTAA
- a CDS encoding amino acid ABC transporter ATP-binding protein, with product MEQKEMIRIRNLNKSYGDLHVLKDIDMKVLDSDVVCLIGPSGSGKSTLLRCLNYLEKKDSGQILIEGTEVNPGTHDINKIREKVGMVFQHFYLFPHMTVLENVIEAPTHVKKIPKAQAIEEAKALLAKVGLSDKADVYPSKLSGGQKQRVAIARALAMKPDILLFDEPTSALDPELVGEVLATMKELALEGMTMVVVTHEMSFAREVGDWIVFMHNGRVVESGPPKEFFTNPKEERTKEFLQTTVF from the coding sequence ATGGAACAAAAAGAAATGATTCGCATTAGGAACTTAAATAAATCGTATGGAGACCTACATGTACTCAAAGATATTGATATGAAGGTATTGGATAGCGATGTTGTCTGTCTGATTGGACCAAGCGGTTCCGGAAAAAGCACACTTCTCCGCTGTTTGAATTATTTGGAGAAGAAAGACAGCGGGCAAATCCTTATTGAAGGAACGGAAGTCAATCCGGGTACCCATGATATTAATAAAATCCGTGAGAAAGTCGGAATGGTTTTTCAGCATTTCTATCTCTTCCCTCATATGACCGTACTTGAAAATGTCATTGAAGCACCTACTCACGTCAAAAAGATCCCAAAGGCCCAGGCGATTGAAGAAGCAAAAGCATTGCTTGCCAAAGTCGGCTTATCAGATAAAGCGGATGTTTATCCAAGCAAGCTCTCAGGTGGGCAGAAACAGCGTGTTGCCATAGCCCGCGCCCTTGCCATGAAACCTGATATCCTACTCTTTGATGAGCCAACCTCGGCTCTTGATCCCGAACTTGTCGGGGAGGTTCTTGCTACGATGAAGGAACTTGCCTTGGAAGGGATGACAATGGTAGTCGTTACACATGAAATGAGCTTTGCACGTGAGGTTGGGGATTGGATTGTCTTCATGCACAATGGGAGGGTTGTCGAAAGCGGCCCGCCAAAAGAATTCTTCACCAATCCAAAAGAAGAGCGTACAAAAGAATTCTTGCAAACGACAGTCTTTTGA
- a CDS encoding amino acid ABC transporter permease: MPSFSHFFDTLFSSSDVFIRAMLLTLELTVVSILVGIVIGLLFALLKISNIKILAWISDTYVFLVRGTPLIVQIFILYFGISNLFLLPDFWAASLALAFHNGAYISEILRGTIQSIDKGQMEAGRSLGMSNSLTLRRIILPQAFRRALPPLGNQFIIGLKDSSLAAFISMNELFNVATTLGSNNFDEMTYLLIVAVYYLILVAFLTIIVNLFEKKLSISDR; this comes from the coding sequence TTGCCAAGTTTTTCACATTTTTTTGATACATTATTTAGCTCATCGGACGTATTCATCCGAGCCATGCTCCTCACATTGGAACTGACGGTAGTCTCCATATTGGTAGGTATCGTCATCGGTTTGCTATTTGCACTTTTAAAAATATCCAATATAAAAATTCTTGCATGGATTTCAGATACATATGTATTCCTGGTACGTGGAACACCTTTAATCGTACAGATATTCATACTCTATTTCGGTATCAGCAACCTCTTCTTACTGCCTGACTTCTGGGCGGCGTCACTTGCCCTAGCCTTCCATAATGGGGCTTATATCTCAGAAATCCTACGTGGTACGATTCAATCCATCGACAAAGGCCAAATGGAGGCCGGACGCTCCCTTGGCATGAGCAATTCGCTCACATTAAGAAGAATCATCTTACCTCAAGCCTTCCGTCGTGCATTGCCGCCGCTAGGCAACCAATTCATCATCGGACTGAAAGATTCATCACTGGCAGCCTTCATATCCATGAATGAGCTGTTTAATGTTGCCACCACGTTAGGCTCTAATAATTTCGATGAGATGACTTATTTATTGATTGTAGCGGTCTACTACTTGATTCTTGTGGCATTCCTGACCATTATCGTCAATTTATTCGAAAAGAAACTGTCCATTAGTGATCGATAG
- a CDS encoding HAMP domain-containing sensor histidine kinase has product MFQKTRLQLTLLNSIVFIVLIAILSRTIYFYTENQIYKDVNDSLKKDYRDFNNGGMPGGRPQGEFLLGPGPSVIVWGPDDTIIEPRLSVDHFFKVNEQQFFPETFDGIEEISVNGYTYRALSTKVDTKYGEMAVQFIRNVDTEKEMLDRLLLILFVGGGIGSLVAVGAGYLLAGRALIPVKKSWDQQQQFVSDASHEIRTPLAVIQSRADLLFQSPNATIEEKAVDISIISKEVRRLNKLVNGLLTLTRTDSNQMEVKKSNFFLDDLLIDIVEQYTDIASFQEKSIISHAPEQVVFHGDKERIHQLLVILVDNAMKFTEEGGEISLSCIKNASSIILTVEDNGKGIPQEDLPLIFNRFYQVEQSRSANEGSGLGLSIAKWIVNTHQGTIKVTSEQNERTRFEITFPKNQKKN; this is encoded by the coding sequence ATGTTCCAAAAAACACGGCTTCAACTAACATTATTGAATTCTATCGTCTTTATTGTCTTAATAGCCATCTTAAGCAGAACAATTTATTTCTATACGGAAAATCAGATCTATAAGGATGTCAATGATTCACTTAAAAAGGATTACAGGGACTTCAATAATGGAGGCATGCCAGGCGGACGTCCGCAAGGTGAATTTCTCTTAGGACCGGGACCGAGTGTCATCGTTTGGGGACCAGATGATACGATCATTGAGCCAAGACTGAGTGTAGACCATTTTTTTAAGGTCAATGAACAACAATTTTTCCCTGAAACTTTTGATGGGATTGAAGAAATATCGGTGAATGGATACACGTATCGGGCCCTTTCCACCAAGGTCGATACGAAGTATGGTGAGATGGCCGTACAATTCATCAGGAATGTGGATACAGAAAAAGAAATGCTCGATCGCTTGCTGCTCATATTGTTTGTTGGTGGAGGAATTGGAAGTCTAGTGGCGGTAGGGGCAGGCTATCTTCTAGCAGGACGGGCCCTTATACCAGTCAAGAAATCCTGGGATCAGCAGCAGCAGTTTGTCTCGGATGCTTCGCATGAAATTCGAACGCCGCTTGCTGTCATTCAATCGCGGGCTGATTTGCTATTTCAATCACCGAACGCGACAATCGAGGAAAAAGCCGTTGATATATCCATCATTTCGAAAGAAGTCCGCCGATTGAATAAGCTTGTTAACGGACTATTGACCTTAACCAGAACGGATTCGAATCAAATGGAGGTTAAGAAATCGAACTTTTTCCTTGATGACTTACTTATCGATATCGTGGAACAGTATACGGATATAGCTTCTTTTCAAGAGAAATCAATCATTAGCCATGCTCCCGAACAGGTGGTGTTTCATGGGGATAAAGAGAGAATTCATCAGCTATTGGTAATCTTGGTAGATAATGCTATGAAATTCACCGAGGAAGGCGGGGAGATTTCCCTATCCTGCATAAAGAATGCTTCATCCATCATTCTTACTGTAGAGGATAATGGAAAAGGCATTCCGCAGGAAGACCTCCCCTTGATTTTTAACCGTTTTTATCAAGTGGAGCAATCCCGTTCAGCAAATGAAGGCTCCGGTTTAGGTCTATCCATAGCCAAATGGATTGTAAACACACATCAAGGGACCATCAAGGTTACAAGTGAACAGAATGAACGCACCCGTTTTGAAATCACTTTTCCAAAAAATCAAAAGAAAAATTAA
- a CDS encoding ABC transporter permease, translating into MKTEVIGLNLSESMKMAIRSIKTNKVRAFLTMLGIIIGVASVIVLVSIGQGSSQSVQDEINSLGTNLITVSVTDTDSVELTDDTIEQFKDLGGISEVAPVVTGRVYAKNGEASAQVSMTGATSSYLSVRDLELSQGRFLSDMETELRSKVVVLGSDTANTLFENQKAVDQNVLIGGVSYRVIGVLKSVGTSMGSSGDDVIIAPITTAERASGSTTIGTVYLKADNENIIDRAMYQVQGTMTTSFPDQSDNYSVSNQEDLMDTMSSVSDTFTLMLGGIASISLLVGGIGIMNIMLVSVSERTKEIGIRKAIGANRKSILLQFLIEAMVLSCLGGLLGVGIGLGIAKLISVFSSLTISYSWSVTLFAFLFSILIGIIFGVFPANKASRLNPIQALRHE; encoded by the coding sequence TTGAAAACGGAGGTGATTGGATTGAACCTGAGCGAATCAATGAAGATGGCTATACGCAGTATCAAAACCAATAAAGTCCGAGCATTTTTAACCATGCTTGGGATCATAATTGGAGTTGCCTCTGTAATCGTTCTGGTTTCGATTGGGCAGGGTTCCTCACAGTCCGTTCAGGATGAGATCAATAGCCTGGGAACGAACCTGATAACGGTAAGTGTCACGGATACCGACTCCGTGGAGTTGACGGATGACACAATTGAACAGTTTAAAGATCTGGGCGGGATATCGGAAGTTGCACCCGTGGTCACTGGCCGCGTTTATGCTAAAAACGGAGAAGCATCGGCACAGGTTTCAATGACCGGTGCAACTTCATCCTACTTATCAGTTAGGGATCTAGAGCTCAGTCAAGGCCGGTTTTTGTCGGATATGGAAACGGAATTACGCTCCAAGGTCGTTGTCCTGGGATCGGATACAGCCAACACGCTTTTTGAAAATCAAAAAGCTGTGGACCAGAACGTTCTTATCGGCGGCGTTTCCTATCGAGTGATCGGTGTGCTGAAATCGGTAGGCACCTCAATGGGATCGAGCGGGGATGATGTAATCATTGCACCGATTACCACTGCCGAAAGGGCTTCAGGCAGCACGACAATCGGAACGGTATATTTAAAAGCGGATAACGAGAATATCATTGATAGGGCGATGTACCAGGTACAAGGTACGATGACCACATCATTCCCAGATCAGAGTGATAACTATTCTGTGTCCAATCAAGAAGATCTGATGGATACAATGAGCTCTGTGTCGGATACGTTCACACTCATGCTTGGCGGTATTGCCAGTATTTCGTTACTAGTAGGCGGAATTGGAATCATGAATATCATGTTGGTTTCCGTCTCAGAGAGGACGAAGGAAATCGGGATCAGAAAAGCAATTGGGGCAAATCGGAAATCGATTCTTCTCCAGTTTTTAATTGAAGCGATGGTCTTGAGCTGCTTAGGGGGATTGCTGGGAGTTGGAATTGGATTGGGAATTGCAAAATTGATTTCAGTTTTTTCAAGTTTAACGATTAGTTATTCATGGTCGGTGACATTGTTTGCCTTCTTATTCTCCATTTTAATCGGGATAATCTTTGGCGTATTTCCTGCCAATAAGGCATCCAGGTTAAATCCAATCCAAGCACTGCGTCACGAATGA
- a CDS encoding DUF2599 domain-containing protein — protein MWAELKADASFKSHVSSSKEGRIKDQFICHAVNPLTIYKSPWNLEPWRPDLSLVLTYKNKCNPK, from the coding sequence ATGTGGGCTGAATTAAAAGCTGATGCTTCATTTAAATCCCATGTATCAAGTTCAAAAGAAGGAAGAATTAAAGATCAATTCATTTGTCATGCTGTAAATCCATTAACAATTTACAAGTCACCTTGGAACTTAGAACCTTGGCGTCCAGATTTATCGCTAGTATTAACCTATAAAAACAAATGTAACCCAAAGTAG
- a CDS encoding glutamine--tRNA ligase/YqeY domain fusion protein, with product MENNSSNFIKNIIKDDLESGKHDHVITRFPPEPNGYLHIGHAKSIILNFGVADDFNGKTNLRFDDTNPLKEDIEFVNSIKEDVKWLGYDWDNLFFASDYFDEMYKRAVLLINKGLAYVDDLNADQIREYRGTLTEPGKDSPYRNRTVEENLELFEKMRSGEFGNGTKVLRAKIDMSSPNINLRDPVIYRISHTEHHNTGNKWCIYPMYAFAHPIEDAIEGVTHSICTLEFEDQRPLYDWIVENCEMDSKPKQYEFGRLNLTNTVMSKRKLKQLVDEGFVDGWDDPRMPTVSGLRRRGYTPEAIRAFCQEIGVAKTSGVVDSQMLDHFVREDLKLKAPRTMAILNPLKVVITNYPEGEIEWLDAEVNPEVPEMGTRQIPFSREIYIEQDDFMENPPKKYFRLFPGNEVRLKHAYFIKCEEVIKDEAGNVIELRCTYDIETKSGSGFTGRKVKGTLHWVEASQAVSAEFRNFQPLILDKETDEEEEKSFLERVNPDSMGILQGFVEPNMKDVKPQEKFQFFRHGYYNVDSKLTTANHLVFNQIVGLKSSFKL from the coding sequence TTGGAAAATAACTCTTCGAATTTTATTAAAAATATTATAAAAGATGATCTAGAGTCCGGAAAACATGATCATGTCATCACCCGCTTCCCTCCTGAACCAAATGGGTATTTACATATCGGGCACGCCAAATCAATCATTTTGAATTTTGGGGTGGCTGATGATTTCAATGGGAAAACAAACCTTCGTTTTGATGATACGAATCCATTGAAAGAGGATATTGAGTTTGTCAATTCCATTAAGGAAGATGTAAAATGGCTCGGTTATGACTGGGATAACCTGTTCTTCGCTTCCGACTATTTCGATGAAATGTATAAAAGAGCAGTGCTGCTCATCAATAAAGGACTGGCATATGTGGACGACCTTAATGCCGACCAAATTCGTGAATATCGCGGAACGCTTACCGAGCCGGGGAAGGATAGCCCCTACCGCAATAGAACCGTCGAGGAAAACCTTGAACTATTTGAAAAGATGCGCAGCGGTGAATTCGGGAACGGCACAAAAGTATTGCGTGCAAAAATCGATATGAGCTCGCCTAACATTAATTTGCGCGATCCCGTCATATACCGTATTTCCCATACGGAACACCATAATACCGGCAACAAATGGTGCATCTATCCGATGTATGCCTTTGCCCACCCAATTGAAGATGCCATCGAGGGAGTCACCCACTCCATTTGTACGCTTGAGTTCGAAGATCAACGCCCTCTTTATGACTGGATCGTTGAAAACTGTGAAATGGACAGCAAACCAAAACAATATGAATTTGGCCGTCTTAACCTGACCAATACAGTAATGAGCAAGCGAAAACTGAAGCAGCTTGTGGATGAGGGCTTCGTGGACGGCTGGGACGACCCACGGATGCCTACCGTTTCAGGCCTACGTAGACGCGGGTATACACCCGAAGCGATTCGTGCGTTCTGCCAAGAGATAGGTGTCGCAAAAACAAGCGGTGTCGTAGACTCTCAAATGCTGGACCATTTCGTACGGGAAGACTTAAAGTTGAAGGCTCCACGGACCATGGCTATCCTAAACCCGCTTAAAGTGGTCATCACCAACTATCCGGAAGGTGAGATTGAATGGCTGGATGCTGAGGTCAATCCGGAAGTTCCGGAAATGGGTACACGACAAATTCCGTTTTCACGTGAAATATATATCGAACAGGACGATTTCATGGAAAACCCGCCGAAAAAGTATTTCCGTCTTTTCCCGGGCAATGAAGTCCGTTTGAAACATGCTTATTTCATTAAATGTGAAGAAGTGATAAAAGACGAAGCCGGTAACGTTATTGAACTTCGCTGCACATATGACATTGAAACGAAGAGCGGATCGGGTTTCACTGGCCGTAAAGTAAAAGGGACATTGCACTGGGTCGAAGCTTCACAAGCCGTTTCAGCAGAATTCCGCAACTTCCAGCCTTTAATTTTGGATAAGGAAACTGATGAAGAAGAAGAAAAATCATTCTTGGAGCGGGTAAACCCTGATTCCATGGGAATTTTACAAGGATTTGTCGAGCCCAACATGAAAGATGTTAAGCCTCAGGAAAAATTCCAATTCTTCAGGCATGGCTATTACAATGTTGATTCAAAACTCACTACTGCCAATCACTTGGTTTTCAACCAAATTGTTGGTTTGAAAAGTTCCTTCAAGTTATAG